One Myxococcus guangdongensis DNA segment encodes these proteins:
- a CDS encoding TetR/AcrR family transcriptional regulator, producing the protein MRAGRPRDEGVRRAILVAAQELVLERGYAAVTMGDVAKRAGAGKQTLYRWWPGKGALVLDAFSEWVSQAPRGRSPRRPSLSSTLVELCRGASEAAPVLRALMAEAQFDEDLHQRLVAQLVRPRGDELRACLVDRRPADRELVVNVLSGLVWQRLMLNEPLDARFVRFALRVVERI; encoded by the coding sequence ATGCGTGCAGGCCGACCGAGGGACGAGGGCGTGCGCCGGGCCATCCTGGTGGCGGCGCAGGAGCTGGTGCTGGAGCGGGGCTATGCGGCCGTCACCATGGGGGACGTGGCGAAGCGGGCCGGTGCGGGCAAGCAGACCCTCTATCGCTGGTGGCCGGGCAAGGGGGCGCTGGTGCTGGACGCGTTCTCCGAATGGGTGAGCCAGGCGCCCAGGGGGCGGAGCCCGCGCAGGCCCTCGTTGTCCTCCACGCTGGTGGAGCTGTGCCGGGGGGCCTCGGAGGCGGCGCCGGTGCTGCGGGCGTTGATGGCGGAGGCGCAGTTCGACGAGGACCTCCACCAGCGGCTCGTCGCGCAGCTGGTGCGGCCGAGGGGGGATGAGCTCCGGGCCTGCCTCGTCGACCGGCGGCCGGCGGACCGGGAGCTGGTGGTCAACGTGCTCTCCGGGCTGGTGTGGCAGCGGCTGATGCTCAACGAGCCGCTCGACGCGCGCTTCGTGCGCTTCGCCCTGAGGGTGGTGGAGCGCATCTGA
- a CDS encoding FAD-binding oxidoreductase — protein MADKSGLLHRLGNAVQSETGERLDGKSSTVSSGDTRFTPPVSPASQDVESLEGWGFEDTRFVVQPDGSTLLTGTRYNISNVALPELMPWFAAKLASPLGYDNRNEPHYPPQIPEAKKDEALLTALRGFLKEDQLTDDPKQRLRRGHGHTGGEIWAIRYTKLDRVPDLVVFPRSHDEVVQLVEAATKHGACVIPFGGGTNVTEALRIPLSEQRLVIAVDMRQMNRVLWIDTVNRMACIEAGATGRHLMSELAKFGFTMGHEPDSLEFSTLGGWIATNASGMKKNRYGNIEDLVLDMRVVTAQGIVERPRQAPRESVGVNPRQYMFGSEGNFGIITTAVVKLFPLPEVQRYGSVIFPDLAEGLAFLYELQQSGAVPASVRVMDNTQFHFGQALKPAKHGLAAKLKSELEKVVVTKLKGFDPYKLAVATIVFEGSREEVDFQEKTLYRIASAHGGMKGGGANGERGYQLTFGIAYIRDLTFEHWAIAESFETSVPWSRALELYERVQRRVEKEHALLKLPGKVFFTGRLTQVYQTGVVIYFYLGFYAKGVADPVGAYAALEHAAREEILAAGGSLSHHHGVGKIRRDFLPEVYSEGALALNRKVKAAIDPENLFGASNSGINGPVALTPNEEPH, from the coding sequence ATGGCAGACAAATCAGGATTGCTGCACCGTCTGGGTAATGCGGTGCAGAGCGAAACAGGCGAGCGCCTCGACGGCAAGTCGTCCACCGTGTCGTCTGGAGACACGCGCTTCACGCCCCCCGTTTCCCCCGCGTCTCAGGACGTCGAATCACTCGAGGGCTGGGGCTTCGAGGACACCCGTTTCGTGGTGCAACCGGATGGCAGCACGCTGCTGACGGGCACCCGCTACAACATCAGCAACGTGGCGCTGCCGGAGCTGATGCCGTGGTTCGCCGCCAAGCTGGCCTCGCCGCTGGGCTACGACAACCGCAACGAGCCGCACTACCCGCCCCAAATTCCCGAGGCGAAGAAGGACGAAGCGCTCCTGACCGCGCTGCGCGGGTTCCTGAAGGAGGACCAGCTCACCGACGACCCGAAGCAGCGGCTGCGCCGGGGCCACGGCCACACGGGCGGAGAAATCTGGGCCATCCGCTACACCAAGCTGGACCGGGTCCCGGACCTGGTGGTCTTCCCGCGCAGCCACGACGAGGTGGTCCAGCTGGTGGAGGCCGCCACGAAGCACGGCGCGTGTGTCATCCCCTTCGGCGGCGGCACCAACGTCACCGAGGCGCTGCGCATCCCTCTCTCCGAGCAGCGCCTGGTCATCGCCGTGGACATGCGGCAGATGAACCGCGTCCTGTGGATTGACACCGTCAACCGCATGGCCTGCATCGAGGCGGGGGCCACCGGCCGCCACCTGATGAGCGAGCTGGCGAAGTTCGGCTTCACCATGGGCCACGAGCCCGACAGCCTCGAGTTCTCCACGCTGGGCGGCTGGATTGCCACCAACGCCAGCGGCATGAAGAAGAACCGCTACGGCAACATCGAGGACCTGGTGCTGGACATGCGGGTCGTCACCGCCCAGGGAATCGTGGAGCGCCCGCGCCAGGCGCCCCGTGAGAGCGTGGGCGTCAACCCGCGCCAGTACATGTTCGGCAGCGAGGGCAACTTCGGCATCATCACCACCGCGGTGGTGAAGCTCTTCCCCCTGCCCGAGGTGCAGCGCTACGGCTCGGTCATCTTCCCCGACCTGGCCGAGGGTCTGGCGTTCCTCTACGAGTTGCAGCAGTCCGGCGCGGTGCCCGCCAGCGTGCGCGTGATGGACAACACCCAGTTCCACTTCGGCCAGGCGCTCAAGCCCGCAAAGCACGGGCTGGCCGCGAAGCTCAAGAGCGAGCTGGAAAAGGTCGTCGTCACGAAGCTCAAGGGCTTCGACCCGTACAAGCTCGCGGTGGCGACCATCGTGTTCGAGGGCTCGCGCGAGGAGGTCGACTTCCAGGAGAAGACGCTCTACCGCATCGCCTCCGCGCACGGCGGCATGAAGGGCGGCGGCGCCAACGGCGAGCGCGGCTACCAGCTCACCTTCGGCATCGCCTACATCCGCGACCTCACCTTCGAGCACTGGGCCATCGCGGAGAGCTTCGAGACGAGCGTGCCGTGGAGCCGCGCGCTGGAGCTCTACGAGCGCGTGCAGCGCCGGGTGGAGAAGGAGCACGCCCTGCTGAAGCTGCCCGGCAAGGTCTTCTTCACCGGCCGCCTCACCCAGGTCTACCAGACGGGCGTGGTCATCTACTTCTACCTGGGCTTCTACGCGAAGGGCGTGGCGGACCCGGTGGGCGCCTACGCGGCGCTCGAGCACGCGGCGCGCGAGGAGATCCTCGCCGCGGGCGGCTCCCTGTCGCACCACCACGGCGTCGGCAAGATTCGCCGCGACTTCCTGCCGGAGGTCTACTCCGAGGGCGCGCTGGCGCTGAACCGCAAGGTGAAGGCGGCCATCGACCCGGAGAACCTCTTCGGCGCGTCGAACAGCGGCATCAACGGCCCGGTGGCGCTCACCCCGAACGAGGAGCCTCACTGA